TCGTCTTGCTCGGCACGCTGATCTTTTTCAGTTCGCTAACCTTTTCCATCCTGCAGAAGGCCATGGCTCAGATATTTGCCCATCGCCGCGCAACGGTGAAACGGCATCCCGTAGTCTCGGCGCTGCTGCCCTACAGCCTGCTCCTGCTCGCCGGCGTCGCCTTGCTGGGCGTCACCGTGCTCTCGGTCGCCATCCAGAGCCTGTCGCAGGAAAGCCTCTACGCTTTCGGCGCCGAATGGCCATTGCGCCGCCTGTCCGGCCTCGCCTTCTACAGCATGGGGTTGACGGCTGAAATCCTTATCCTGACCCTTTTTTACATCGTGCTGCCCATCGGCCGCACCCGCATCCGCCACGCCCTGCTCGGGGCGGTCGTCATCACCCTGATCTGGGAAGTCATCCGCCACGTACTGGTCTGGTATTTCGCCACCCTGTCAAAAGCCAGCGTCGTCTACGGCTCGCTGACCACCGCCGTCGTCGTGCTGTTCAGCATCGAACTGGCGGCAACCCTGCTGCTGCTCGGTGCGCAGGTTATTTCGGAGTATGAGCAGCTGGAAAGCCGGTTGGGTGATGCAGGTGGTGCGGGCTGAGTAGTTGCTACGGTCAACCGGAAAAAATTGGCAAAACTGAAATTTTGCGAACCCGCCCAAGCAACACAAAAAGCTGCGTGTGAAATGCCATTTGCAATTTTGGACAAATGTTCATACTGTCCGGTTTGTCGCCAGAAAGCTATCGAAAATACGCAAATAAATGCTCCAAATCACTGCCACACAACTACCTGCGGCAGTCCTATTTTCCAGCTTATTGGACAAGTGTCCGAATCAGGTGGCAGTTTTGTCGTCTACTACTAGTTAAGAATCAAGGGGCCACATGGAGCAACTGCTAGCTTTCTTAAATACAAATTCCGGGGCAATCAATGTAATTTTCTCCGGCGTCGTAACTATCGCAACGGCAGTTTATGCAGTCCTCACTTGGAAGCTCGTTTCGGAAACGCGCCAAATGCGTCAGGTGCAAACAGAGCCGAAGATAGAGATCACTCTTCGCTCAGTTGATGAAGCAATTCACATACAGCGTTTGCATGTCCGCAACATTGGTCTTGGGCCGGCAATGCAACTCACTTTTAGACCAAAGGTTCTCGCAGGAGAAGAGGGCGCCCAGTCCCTCATAAACGAACTAACGCAGACAAACTTCTTCACGTCTGGAATTTCTTATTTAGGACCTGGCGAGCAACGCTACTCGCACTACACTCAGATGACTGAGAATTTCGAGGCAAAAATTGCCTCCGTGATTGCATTCGAACTTAAGTACAAGAGTGCCACCGGCCTGAATTACAAAGAGACGCTTATTATCGACATGTCCGAACACAAAGGCAGTTACCAGCTTGGCAAGCCTCATTTGTATTCAATCGCCTTAAGTCTTGAAAAAATACAAAAGGATAGCCGTCCTTGGTGTTGACGACCTTGTAGATGGCGTCGGGATTGGCCTGGGCTTTTTTGAGCACGCTCTGCCATTCGACCTCGGCGGAACGCAGGCCGTCGATTTTCTTGTGCAAGGTGGCAACGCTTTCGGCCAGCTCGGTCTTGAGCTCTTCATTGAATTGCTCGACCTTTTTGGCGGTGGGATTCATGACGATCAGCGCGGTATTGGTCAGCGTCGCGACGAGTGCGACGCCGACAAGGATCAGGGTCAGCTTCTCGAATGATTTTGCCTTCGCGGGCTTTTCTTTGCTGTCGGTGGCTTCTTTTTCGCTCATGGTCTCGCTCCCGGGTGGCTTGTTCTATCTGCTACTACGGCTGATAAGTCCGTGGACTTGAGTTTTGCGCGGTTGGGGTGGTCAACCGGGCTTGCTACGGTCTACCGGAAAAAACGGCCAAATTTGAAATATTCGAAGCTTGCTTGGGTCAGCTTCGTATCATCTTTAACCTGATGAATTTGAAGCTGACCCCAACGGCATCGGTCAGGCGTTCAGCTTTTTGGCTGAGGGCAAAATCTCAGCCAGGCAAAGCCGAGCAGGCCGGCGGTGAAGGAGGCGAGCAGGATGGCCATCTTCGAGGCGTTGATCACGTCGGGATGGCCATGGAAGGCGAGGTTGGTGATGAAAATCGACATCGTAAAGCCAATGCCGCCGAGCAGGCCGGCGCCGAAAATGTGACGCCACTTCAGATCACCCGGCAGGCTGCACAGGCCGATGTTGACGGCGAGCAGGCTGAGCAGGGTAATGCCCAGCGGCTTGCCGAGCACCAGGCCGGCGATGATGCCGGCGCTGTTGGTGCTGATCAGGTCGCTTTGCCAGCCGCTGTTGATGACAATGCCGGTGTTGGCCAGCGCGAATATCGGCAGGATGATGAAGGCGACCGGCTTGTGCAGGAAATGCTCCAGACGGTGCGAAGGGGAGTCTTCGTCTTCTGCCTTGGCGGAGAACGGAATGGCAAATGCCAGCAGCACGCCGGCAATGGTGGCGTGAACGCCTGATTTGTACATCAGGTACCACATCAGGGCGCCGCCCAGCAGGTAGGGCGTGAGCGCCATCACCCGGAATTTGCGATTGAGTGCGACCAGACCACCAAAGACAGCCAGCGCGCCCAGCAGGTAGGCCAGCGAGAACTGCGCGGTGTAGAAGACGGCGATCACGATGATGGCGCCGAGGTCGTCCATGACGGCCAGGGCAGTCAGGAATATCTTGAGCGAGGCGGGAATTCGGCTGCCCAGCAAGGCCAGTACGCCCAGCGCAAAGGCAATGTCGGTAGCCATCGGGATGCCGATACCCGTCTGGGTTGGCGTGCCGTTGTTCAGCGCAAAGTGAATCAGCGCCGGCGCACAAATACCGCCGATGGCCGCGATGATCGGTAGTAGTGCATTCCGGAAGTTCGACAGCTCGCCGACATAAAGCTCGCGCTCAAGTTCGAGGCCGACAAACAGGAAAAATACGGCCATCAGGGCATCGTTAACCCAGTGCTCGACGCTCATGCCGCCAATATAGCCGTGCCACAGCGCGTGGTAATCATGCTCCAGCACCGAATTGGCGATGGATAGCGAGACAAAGGTGCAGATGATCAGCAGTATTCCGCTGGATTTTTCTGACTCGAAAAAGGCGTTGAAGGTTTTGGAGAGGACGGTCTTGGGGGGGATGATCATGGGGTTTCGTGTTGAAGGTATATCGGGAAATTACTACAAGACGGCTTGCAGATCGAATTTTGCGTCAGGCCGGCGCGCGATTTGCGATGGCTTTCAGGCGAATTTTGACGTTTTTCGAATGTCATGGAAACACTATGTCTTCTTTGTGTACATTTTTAGGCTGGCGATTAAATAGCTGAGCTTTTAAGGCGCTAGCCATTTTGTGTTTGAGCATTATGGGCGCCAAAAGTGCGGTCGTTCGGAGAAGTTGTTATTGTTTTTGCAGATTTTGTTAAATTAACAATGTTGGTAATTTTTGCTTCGGTAGCATGATTAAATTAGGAAATATTCATATTGAAAATTCCAGTGACAAATTTTTGAGGCTGTGCTTTACTCAAATTCATAATTCATCAATACAAGTTTGAAATTTGTTTCGAAACTGTCTGGGTGCCTGTTTTGGGCTGGCTGGTTTCGTTAAAAAAACGATGAGAGAGACGGCATGCTCGATGTGGCGGTGTCCTTCCTGGCGGATGAATTTAACGCTTACCTGTTGCGTCGCACTGGCTCGGCGCAATTGGGGCAGGTTGTGCCGGGGGGCATCCTTGACGACAAGGGCAGTCTGGCTATCGCCGGCGGTACGGTAGCCCTCAGTCTCGTCAATATCGAAGAAGAGCGCGTGATGCGCGAGCATGTGCCGGCGCGGGTTTTCAGCAATGGCCGCGAGATGGTGCTGCAGCCGGAACTAAAGCTGAATCTGACGCTGATGTTCGCAGCAAAAATGACGGACTACCCGACGACCTTGAAAGCGTTGTCAAACGTGCTGACCTTCTTTCAGTCGCACCCGGTATTCAGTGCCGAGGATTACCCCGCGCTTGATTCGCGCATCGGCAAGATCGTCATGGAGCTGTACAGCGTGACGCCGGAAACCCTGAACCAGATCTGGGCCAGCATCGGCGCCAAGTACCAGCCCTCGGTGCTTTACCGGGCGCGGCTGGTCACCATCCAGGATCAGGAGCCCTTCATGCCGGGCGAGCCGATTACCGACATCGGTCTGGAACTGCACGAAAAATGAGCATCCATTTCCGTACGCTTTTCGAAGTTGAAATCGAGCACGGTTATTACCAGGGGCTTTGTGCGGACTTCGACTTTATTGTGCCTGCTTCTGAGCAGGCGCTGGCTGCCGGCAAATTGCTGACCCGCGTGCGCGACGGACGCCTGCACGTGCTGTTCGAGGCCGACGATGCCGGCGATCCGCTGCGCGACATTCACGGTACAACCCTGCTGATCGGCCTGCGCGTGACGAATCCGTATTTCGCCAATTTCACCGATGCGCCGGTCGCTTCGGGCGGCGTCGTTTTGTACGGCAACAGTGCCGATCCGCGCGCTCTCGACCCGGCGCTGGCTGCCAGCTTCATCACCCCGCGCCAGCGAATCTCGCCCGTTGAGCTTGCCCGGCCGCTGACATTGCATTGGCAGTATCAAGGCGCGCCACTGGTCGAGCAAAGTCTGGGTGGCGGGCAGGACGAAGCGAATTTTGAAACCCGGGACTGGCCAGTCGGGCGTTATCTGTTGTCTGAAACCGCCGCCGGTCCGGCGCAGGAATCGCACTGGCTTCAATCGCCGGCGCTGGCCGGCGAGCAGTTGTGGGGCGTATTGGCGCTCACGGTCGACCGGAATTTTTACGCAAATTCCCCAACTTTTCGAATCACGCTCCAGGCGCGCAGCGAGCAGCTCAAGTACTACGTCGTCGCCCGTAATTTTGGCAATGCGGAATTTGGCCAGCTGCAACTGGCCGATGCCGGCGCCGGCGAACAGGGGCGTGCCGTACTCAATTTCGACCGGGTGCTGCCCGCTGCTTTCACCGCCGATGATCTGCCGCCGTCGGCGCTCGGTGATGCCGATGCGCGCATCGTTCTCTTTCAGTCGTCGGCGCCGGTTGCCCGGCGTGCCGGCGGCTATCGCAAGCTTCAACTGAGGCGCAACGCCGAAGTTCTCGTCCAGCATCTGCCCCAGGCCGGTTCCGACCGGGCGCAGGCGCGTTTCATCGTCCACCTCGCCAAACCTTAGAAGGGGGTCA
The Betaproteobacteria bacterium DNA segment above includes these coding regions:
- a CDS encoding YihY/virulence factor BrkB family protein, whose product is MSLISKTDQQLIFHPLDFTLAVLRNFSKNQGLLLAGAVAYYALLSLLPMIILLVLGLSHWVTQAQLLATLQRYLEWLVPSQATAVLTDVLGFINHGVSIGVVLLGTLIFFSSLTFSILQKAMAQIFAHRRATVKRHPVVSALLPYSLLLLAGVALLGVTVLSVAIQSLSQESLYAFGAEWPLRRLSGLAFYSMGLTAEILILTLFYIVLPIGRTRIRHALLGAVVITLIWEVIRHVLVWYFATLSKASVVYGSLTTAVVVLFSIELAATLLLLGAQVISEYEQLESRLGDAGGAG
- the nhaA gene encoding Na+/H+ antiporter NhaA → MIIPPKTVLSKTFNAFFESEKSSGILLIICTFVSLSIANSVLEHDYHALWHGYIGGMSVEHWVNDALMAVFFLFVGLELERELYVGELSNFRNALLPIIAAIGGICAPALIHFALNNGTPTQTGIGIPMATDIAFALGVLALLGSRIPASLKIFLTALAVMDDLGAIIVIAVFYTAQFSLAYLLGALAVFGGLVALNRKFRVMALTPYLLGGALMWYLMYKSGVHATIAGVLLAFAIPFSAKAEDEDSPSHRLEHFLHKPVAFIILPIFALANTGIVINSGWQSDLISTNSAGIIAGLVLGKPLGITLLSLLAVNIGLCSLPGDLKWRHIFGAGLLGGIGFTMSIFITNLAFHGHPDVINASKMAILLASFTAGLLGFAWLRFCPQPKS
- a CDS encoding DUF4255 domain-containing protein, encoding MLDVAVSFLADEFNAYLLRRTGSAQLGQVVPGGILDDKGSLAIAGGTVALSLVNIEEERVMREHVPARVFSNGREMVLQPELKLNLTLMFAAKMTDYPTTLKALSNVLTFFQSHPVFSAEDYPALDSRIGKIVMELYSVTPETLNQIWASIGAKYQPSVLYRARLVTIQDQEPFMPGEPITDIGLELHEK